Proteins co-encoded in one Halorussus lipolyticus genomic window:
- a CDS encoding ATP-dependent helicase — protein MTDDSSIELKGNQPDVIDATGSAHKVEAVAGSGKTTTMVERLRKEIQTRGTPPSRLLVLTFANEASHTIQDKLRDALGPHDAFEVDVYTYHSFAYQLLRDHAYYLGVSPEFELVTKEDRPKLLESVYEEVDFSFVAPDSPSVDSTNDRNSGFSDLETFVKCMRREAVAPDNIRAYLPADDDLRDLLRLIEALREMASEVIGVDENDLWSESDEIAERCDQLARVYHRKADEFDVPDRIYSVVSDHLEAMGDTAENAADHFRATDNLAKAEELIPEVLFDDNQIKSVEQTPMGRLSEFVHMLRRSRAFVDAYDAYIGALDDRGAFDYDELIHEAVSLLRDEEVRDDILGQWDAVYCDEFQDTDESQLELVRELRDELDIMVVGDSDQAIHEWRGQDPENMSNLPDSFEEQDLGLNFRSRQPILDLTNNLGRGKQSIESDRDPAPPNVFRVDSEEERTTEQVSTSISNLLTGRFEDVTDRDLSDIAVLVRGNKQARDVADQLDADSIPYTLSNDTASDLSQGLRTVLSYLRILVSPGDDVSWQRVLLHLYRVPEADVDALLRAGETVPEGYDALARAGDAEDRLEAPDAVAEAMADYETLQAVSATHSISELYLHLKRETRIEWFLRDVDRDALHNVERLISSFDDSPVQSRLTDEFVTHLERRAHLLAGGDDTATSTGPQSDDAVDVMTIHQAKGLDFDTVLLPFLTEEDFGHITLDRYQEKLHNYDVLVEDVAGELDDPLRDDLRDSQVAEEWRVLHVAITRAKENLFLFGNDVSDDDPTARMIDDLLAGDDSDAPIRWSSEGPRMRVWEALTDSYDRIADENPDAVRDYTDVVNRGVDEDPGTITYYEQVLSTDDALEKTLTFADRVVAGTLADADTDTSQFADAPLGQELDVELSRQHSHTALEAVRDCERKHVLDYVVGAFSDPRSGSGSASSGNHRADVGSLFHDVAERAYWRDYDDIAEWKEACRRLARSNDRTHVLDATLDCIDRYFETRAVEWEAVGAEVPIELTDLAEVDGPVTGYMDSVREYPDGGLAVIDYKTSYAKKTLAESHQLQLYLRACEEFDAEVTHAGYVYVGEAGPDTQLFTAAELAEMWTDLREDLRKADSSSFDNYTPGPHCRYCEHRSLGCAPDEFRVE, from the coding sequence ATGACTGACGATAGTTCCATCGAACTTAAAGGAAACCAACCAGACGTTATCGACGCCACCGGAAGCGCACACAAGGTAGAGGCCGTCGCGGGTTCCGGCAAGACGACCACGATGGTCGAACGGCTTCGGAAAGAGATACAGACTCGGGGGACGCCACCGAGTCGGTTACTGGTCCTCACGTTCGCTAACGAGGCGTCTCACACGATTCAGGACAAACTCCGTGACGCCCTCGGTCCTCACGACGCCTTCGAGGTGGACGTGTACACCTACCACTCCTTCGCCTACCAGTTACTCCGGGACCACGCCTACTACCTCGGCGTCTCGCCCGAGTTCGAACTCGTCACCAAGGAGGACCGGCCCAAACTCCTCGAATCGGTCTACGAGGAAGTTGATTTCTCGTTTGTCGCGCCTGATTCCCCGTCGGTCGATAGTACGAACGACCGGAATTCCGGCTTCTCCGACCTCGAAACGTTCGTGAAATGTATGCGCCGAGAGGCGGTCGCTCCCGACAACATCCGGGCGTATCTCCCGGCCGACGACGATTTGCGGGACCTCCTGCGATTGATCGAGGCTCTCCGAGAGATGGCCTCAGAGGTCATTGGCGTAGACGAAAACGACCTCTGGAGCGAGAGCGACGAGATAGCCGAGCGGTGCGACCAGCTAGCCCGCGTCTACCACCGAAAGGCCGACGAGTTCGACGTACCAGACCGTATCTACTCGGTCGTTAGTGACCACCTCGAAGCGATGGGTGATACCGCCGAGAACGCGGCCGACCACTTTCGGGCGACCGACAATCTGGCTAAGGCCGAGGAGTTGATTCCTGAGGTTCTCTTCGATGACAACCAGATAAAATCCGTAGAACAAACCCCAATGGGTCGGCTCTCGGAGTTCGTCCACATGCTCCGTCGGTCTCGGGCCTTCGTTGACGCCTACGACGCCTACATCGGCGCGCTGGACGACCGAGGAGCCTTCGACTACGACGAACTCATCCACGAGGCCGTCTCGTTGCTTCGGGACGAGGAGGTCCGCGACGACATCCTCGGCCAGTGGGATGCGGTCTACTGCGACGAATTCCAAGACACCGACGAGTCCCAGCTCGAACTGGTCCGAGAGTTGCGCGACGAACTCGACATCATGGTGGTCGGCGACAGCGACCAAGCCATCCACGAGTGGCGGGGCCAAGACCCCGAGAACATGTCGAACCTGCCCGACTCCTTCGAGGAGCAGGACCTCGGTCTCAACTTTCGGTCGCGCCAGCCGATTTTGGACCTGACGAACAACCTCGGTCGCGGGAAACAGTCCATCGAGTCCGACAGGGACCCGGCACCTCCGAACGTGTTCAGGGTCGATAGCGAGGAGGAGCGGACCACCGAGCAGGTCAGCACGTCGATTTCGAACCTGCTGACCGGCCGGTTCGAGGACGTGACCGACCGGGACCTCTCGGACATCGCGGTCCTCGTCCGTGGGAACAAACAGGCCCGCGACGTTGCCGACCAACTCGACGCCGACAGCATCCCCTACACCCTGTCGAACGACACCGCGAGCGACCTGAGTCAGGGGCTTCGGACCGTCCTGTCGTACCTCCGAATTTTGGTCTCGCCGGGCGACGACGTGAGTTGGCAACGAGTGTTGTTGCACCTCTACCGGGTTCCGGAGGCCGACGTTGACGCCCTCCTGCGCGCTGGCGAGACGGTTCCAGAGGGGTACGACGCCCTTGCCCGCGCTGGCGACGCCGAGGACCGACTGGAGGCCCCCGACGCGGTGGCCGAGGCCATGGCCGACTACGAGACGCTCCAAGCCGTGTCGGCGACCCACTCGATTTCGGAACTCTACCTGCATCTCAAGCGCGAGACCCGAATCGAGTGGTTCCTGCGCGACGTGGACCGAGACGCCCTCCACAACGTCGAGCGCCTCATCTCGTCGTTCGACGACAGTCCGGTCCAGTCGCGTCTGACCGACGAGTTCGTCACCCATCTGGAGCGTCGGGCGCACCTGCTGGCCGGGGGCGACGACACCGCCACCAGCACGGGACCGCAGTCCGACGACGCCGTGGACGTGATGACGATTCATCAGGCCAAGGGGTTGGACTTCGACACGGTGCTGTTACCCTTCCTCACCGAGGAGGACTTCGGCCACATCACCCTCGACCGGTATCAGGAGAAACTCCACAACTACGACGTGCTGGTCGAGGACGTGGCGGGCGAACTGGACGACCCGCTCCGGGACGACCTGCGCGACTCGCAGGTCGCCGAGGAGTGGCGCGTCCTCCACGTCGCCATCACCCGCGCCAAGGAGAACCTGTTTCTGTTCGGTAACGACGTGTCCGACGACGACCCGACCGCCCGGATGATAGACGACCTGCTGGCGGGCGACGACAGCGACGCACCGATTCGCTGGTCGTCGGAAGGCCCCCGGATGCGGGTCTGGGAGGCGCTGACCGACAGCTACGACCGGATTGCCGACGAGAACCCCGATGCGGTCCGAGACTACACCGATGTCGTCAACCGGGGCGTGGACGAAGACCCCGGCACGATTACCTACTACGAACAGGTGTTGTCCACCGACGACGCACTCGAAAAAACGCTGACGTTCGCCGACAGGGTGGTCGCCGGGACGCTGGCCGACGCCGACACCGACACCTCGCAGTTCGCCGACGCGCCCCTCGGGCAGGAACTCGACGTGGAACTGTCGCGCCAGCACAGCCACACCGCCCTCGAAGCGGTCCGGGACTGCGAGCGCAAGCACGTCCTCGACTACGTGGTGGGTGCCTTCTCCGACCCGCGGTCGGGGTCCGGGTCGGCGTCGTCCGGCAACCACCGGGCCGACGTGGGGTCGCTGTTCCACGACGTCGCGGAACGGGCCTACTGGCGCGACTACGACGACATCGCCGAGTGGAAAGAGGCCTGCCGACGCCTCGCTCGGAGCAACGACCGCACCCACGTCCTCGACGCGACACTGGACTGCATCGACCGGTACTTCGAGACCCGCGCTGTCGAGTGGGAGGCGGTCGGTGCCGAGGTCCCCATCGAGTTGACCGACCTCGCGGAGGTTGACGGCCCCGTCACCGGCTACATGGACTCGGTTCGGGAGTACCCCGACGGCGGCCTCGCCGTCATCGACTACAAGACCAGTTACGCGAAGAAAACCCTCGCCGAGAGCCACCAGCTACAGCTCTATCTCCGGGCATGCGAGGAGTTCGACGCCGAAGTCACCCACGCCGGCTACGTCTACGTCGGCGAGGCCGGGCCGGACACCCAACTGTTCACCGCCGCGGAGCTAGCCGAGATGTGGACGGACCTCCGCGAGGACCTTCGGAAGGCCGATAGCTCCTCGTTCGACAACTACACGCCGGGTCCGCACTGCCGGTACTGCGAGCATCGGTCGCTCGGGTGTGCCCCCGACGAGTTCCGGGTGGAGTGA